From the Limosilactobacillus panis genome, one window contains:
- a CDS encoding glycoside hydrolase family 73 protein, whose translation MKNKKQSRIKIVLPVLFTFGASLMFFQADAQADSTQTTTSANQQVALTANVNTTSQNTNYQNLNQSTNNQQNTAQASTQMAVAGANDGVSLNEQAVQQANSKPVIDTNPGFSTNQYNVTATPVSSSNGVNGAASLNTAGLSSWNINFLNSIHDGALNGWRQYGVLPSVTAAQAILESGWGQSGLATQGHNLFGIKGSYNGHSITMPTREVYGGRSVYINDAFRAYANNNESVQDHGRFLAVNSRYHNLLWQTDYRTVTRLIQADGYATDPYYAVSLNAVIERYGLTAWDREVAEVNTGHIDNLSVIGSQINIRGWHASDSYNNKMHHFIILLDGNGHEFYRTEVNGDYRQDVQNAYPNADISGWGGFNINVPYSSNLVGKSIQVVSRYTYNTNGEPNGGKDLYFNSVSLNANTGSLDNMSLDAKTGTINITGWHAADASMNKNYHYIIIYDASKHAELGRYLVESGSRGDVAKVYNIYGANKSGFSLKLNFNPALAGDQIQVISRYSDSQNGEGNYVDYWFAPKTFTENRGNLDSFVVKGNQLHVTGWHAADASMNKNYHYIIIYDASKHAELGRYLVESGSRGDVAKVYNIYGANKSGFSLKLNFNPALAGDQIQVISRYSDSQNGEGNYVDYWFAPKTFTENRGNLDSFVVKGNQLHVTGWHAADQSIAKPYHFIIIYDATTHREVKRQMVDSLSRNDVQKVYPNIYNDAQSGFDMTTTLDPSLNGHEIRIISRYSDAKNGEGNKIDYWFNPVKVTIH comes from the coding sequence ATGAAGAACAAGAAACAATCAAGAATTAAAATCGTTTTACCTGTTTTATTTACTTTCGGTGCATCTTTAATGTTTTTCCAAGCCGATGCGCAAGCTGATAGCACTCAAACAACTACTAGTGCTAACCAACAGGTAGCTTTAACTGCCAATGTCAACACAACTAGTCAAAATACTAATTACCAAAACTTAAATCAAAGTACGAACAACCAGCAAAATACTGCCCAAGCAAGCACACAGATGGCGGTTGCTGGTGCAAATGATGGCGTCAGTTTAAATGAACAAGCTGTTCAACAAGCAAATAGTAAACCGGTGATTGATACTAATCCTGGTTTCTCTACTAACCAGTACAATGTAACCGCAACCCCAGTTTCATCTTCAAATGGGGTTAATGGGGCAGCTTCTCTGAATACTGCCGGCCTTTCTAGCTGGAACATTAACTTTTTAAATAGTATCCATGATGGAGCCCTGAACGGTTGGCGCCAATACGGTGTTCTTCCGTCTGTTACCGCTGCTCAAGCAATTTTGGAAAGTGGCTGGGGCCAGTCTGGTCTAGCTACTCAAGGGCACAACTTGTTTGGAATTAAAGGTTCTTACAATGGGCATTCCATCACGATGCCAACCCGGGAAGTTTACGGTGGACGGAGTGTCTACATCAATGATGCCTTTCGGGCTTACGCCAACAACAATGAGTCTGTCCAAGACCATGGTCGCTTCTTAGCTGTTAACAGTCGTTACCATAACTTACTATGGCAGACTGATTACCGGACTGTTACCCGTTTGATTCAAGCCGACGGGTACGCAACTGATCCTTACTACGCTGTTAGTTTAAATGCGGTAATTGAACGCTATGGTCTAACTGCTTGGGACCGTGAAGTGGCTGAAGTTAATACTGGTCACATTGATAATCTGTCAGTGATTGGTAGCCAAATTAATATTCGGGGCTGGCATGCATCTGACTCGTATAATAATAAAATGCACCACTTTATTATTCTTCTAGATGGTAACGGTCATGAATTTTACAGGACAGAAGTAAATGGTGATTACCGTCAAGATGTGCAAAATGCATACCCAAATGCTGATATTTCCGGCTGGGGTGGCTTCAATATTAACGTTCCTTACTCTTCAAATCTTGTGGGCAAAAGTATTCAAGTAGTATCTCGTTATACCTATAACACTAATGGTGAACCAAATGGAGGCAAGGATTTATACTTTAATTCTGTATCTTTAAATGCTAATACTGGTTCTCTCGATAATATGAGTTTGGACGCTAAAACGGGAACAATTAACATTACTGGTTGGCATGCAGCTGATGCAAGCATGAACAAGAATTACCACTATATCATTATTTATGATGCTTCTAAGCATGCGGAATTAGGTCGTTACCTTGTTGAAAGCGGGTCACGTGGTGATGTTGCCAAGGTCTACAATATTTATGGTGCAAATAAGTCTGGCTTCAGCTTAAAGTTGAACTTTAACCCGGCCTTAGCGGGCGACCAGATTCAGGTAATTTCCCGTTACAGTGACTCACAAAATGGTGAAGGAAACTATGTTGACTACTGGTTTGCTCCAAAAACCTTCACTGAAAATCGTGGGAACTTGGATTCTTTCGTTGTTAAGGGAAACCAGCTCCATGTTACTGGTTGGCATGCAGCTGATGCAAGCATGAACAAGAATTACCACTATATCATTATTTATGATGCTTCTAAGCATGCGGAATTAGGTCGTTACCTTGTTGAAAGCGGGTCACGTGGTGATGTTGCCAAGGTCTACAATATTTATGGTGCAAATAAGTCTGGCTTCAGCTTAAAGTTGAACTTTAACCCGGCCTTAGCGGGCGACCAGATTCAGGTAATTTCCCGTTACAGTGACTCACAAAATGGTGAAGGAAACTATGTTGACTACTGGTTTGCTCCAAAAACCTTCACTGAAAATCGTGGGAACTTGGATTCTTTCGTTGTTAAGGGAAACCAGCTCCATGTTACTGGTTGGCATGCAGCTGACCAGAGCATTGCCAAGCCATACCACTTTATTATTATTTACGACGCAACTACTCACCGAGAAGTCAAACGTCAGATGGTAGATTCCTTGTCGCGGAACGATGTTCAAAAGGTCTACCCAAATATTTATAACGATGCTCAGTCCGGCTTTGACATGACAACCACTCTTGACCCTTCACTGAACGGTCACGAAATCCGGATTATCTCCCGGTACAGTGACGCCAAAAATGGTGAAGGCAACAAGATTGACTACTGGTTCAACCCGGTTAAAGTGACAATTCATTAA